The Kitasatospora sp. NBC_00374 genome has a segment encoding these proteins:
- a CDS encoding ammonium transporter has protein sequence MPDGFSAGDTAFVFICAALVMLMTPGLAFFYGGMVRVKSTLNMLVMSFISLAIVSVLWVLYGYTLAFGPDAGAGLIGNLDFLGMRGIGLNDITGTIPVTAFSAFQLMFAIITPALISGAVADRTKFTGWALFVALWVTIVYFPVAHWVFFFDGGNGGWLGDRNGVIDFAGGTAVHINAGVAGLALCLVLGKRIGFKKDPMRPHSLPLVMLGSGLLWFGWFGFNAGSALAANGVAGMAFMNTQVATAAAVLGWLAYEKIKHGAFTTLGAASGAVAGLVAITPACGSVSLLGAIAIGLIAGAVCAAAISLKYRFGFDDSLDVVGVHAVGGIVGSLAIGFFATGHVGQTAQGLFYGGGFDQLGKQALGVAAVAVYSFVVSWLLGQAIHRTIGLRVSEDVEVAGIDQAEHAESAYDFSAVGASLGRATAAAPATTATARKTEVDA, from the coding sequence ATGCCGGACGGCTTCAGCGCGGGCGATACCGCCTTTGTGTTCATCTGTGCGGCCCTGGTCATGTTGATGACCCCGGGTCTGGCCTTCTTCTACGGAGGCATGGTCAGGGTCAAGAGCACACTCAACATGCTGGTCATGAGCTTCATCTCGCTTGCGATCGTCAGCGTGCTCTGGGTCCTCTACGGCTACACCCTGGCCTTCGGCCCCGACGCCGGCGCCGGCCTGATCGGCAACCTGGACTTCCTGGGGATGCGCGGCATCGGGCTGAACGACATCACCGGCACCATCCCGGTCACGGCGTTCTCCGCCTTCCAGCTGATGTTCGCGATCATCACCCCGGCGCTGATCAGCGGCGCCGTCGCGGACCGCACCAAGTTCACCGGCTGGGCCCTGTTCGTGGCGCTCTGGGTCACGATCGTCTACTTCCCGGTCGCCCACTGGGTGTTCTTCTTCGACGGCGGCAACGGCGGCTGGCTCGGCGACCGCAACGGCGTGATCGACTTCGCCGGCGGTACCGCGGTGCACATCAACGCCGGTGTGGCGGGTCTCGCGCTGTGCCTCGTGCTCGGCAAGCGGATCGGCTTCAAGAAGGACCCGATGCGGCCGCACAGCCTGCCGCTGGTGATGCTGGGCTCCGGCCTGCTCTGGTTCGGCTGGTTCGGCTTCAACGCCGGCTCCGCCCTGGCCGCCAACGGCGTCGCCGGCATGGCCTTCATGAACACCCAGGTCGCCACCGCCGCCGCCGTCCTCGGCTGGCTCGCCTACGAGAAGATCAAGCACGGCGCGTTCACCACGCTGGGCGCCGCCTCCGGCGCGGTGGCCGGCCTGGTCGCCATCACCCCCGCCTGCGGCTCGGTCTCCCTGCTCGGCGCGATCGCCATCGGCCTCATCGCCGGCGCCGTCTGCGCCGCCGCGATCAGCCTGAAGTACCGGTTCGGCTTCGACGACTCGCTCGACGTGGTCGGCGTGCACGCGGTCGGCGGCATCGTCGGCTCGCTGGCGATCGGCTTCTTCGCCACCGGCCACGTCGGCCAGACCGCGCAGGGCCTGTTCTACGGCGGCGGTTTCGACCAGCTCGGCAAGCAGGCCCTGGGTGTCGCCGCGGTCGCCGTCTACTCCTTCGTGGTCTCCTGGCTGCTCGGCCAGGCCATCCACAGGACCATCGGCCTGCGGGTCTCCGAGGACGTCGAGGTGGCCGGCATCGACCAGGCCGAGCACGCCGAGTCCGCGTACGACTTCAGCGCCGTCGGCGCCAGCCTCGGCCGGGCCACCGCAGCGGCCCCCGCCACCACCGCCACCGCCAGGAAGACCGAGGTCGACGCCTGA
- a CDS encoding P-II family nitrogen regulator, which translates to MKLITAVIKPHRLDEVKDALQAFGVHGLTVTEASGYGRQRGHTEVYRGAEYTVDLVPKVRIEILVEDDDAEQLIDVVVKAARTGKIGDGKVWSVPVDTAVRVRTGERGPDAL; encoded by the coding sequence ATGAAGCTCATCACCGCAGTCATCAAGCCCCACCGCCTCGACGAGGTGAAGGACGCCCTGCAGGCCTTCGGGGTGCACGGCCTGACCGTCACCGAGGCCAGCGGCTACGGACGGCAGCGCGGCCACACCGAGGTCTACCGGGGTGCCGAGTACACCGTGGACCTGGTGCCCAAGGTCCGGATCGAGATCCTGGTCGAGGACGACGACGCCGAACAGCTGATCGACGTGGTGGTCAAGGCCGCCCGGACCGGCAAGATCGGTGACGGCAAGGTCTGGTCCGTCCCGGTCGACACGGCCGTCCGGGTGCGCACCGGCGAGCGCGGGCCCGACGCGCTCTAG
- a CDS encoding [protein-PII] uridylyltransferase — protein MTATEAHPTDPARPGDHGADRARLLADPDLSGAERRTALSGLTDRWLTGLFRRAGAPAGTALVAVGGYGRGELSPRSDLDVLLLHDGALDPELPERLWYPVWDSGAALDHSVRTLAEARTVAAEDLKAQLGLLDARHIAGDPELTAGLRSAVLADWRAGAAQRLPELHELGRARAERHGELSFLLEPDLKEARGGLRDVVALNAIAATWLADAPRDGLEAAARRLADVRDALHLVTGRATERLSLQDQDQVAAQLGVLDADTLLRQVYEAARTIAYAGDVTWRSVDRILAARSQRGRRISRLAFPFSGVGRAGGAVAKGAVERRPLAEGVVEQDGEAVLAQSARPAQDPVLPLRAAAAAAQAGLTVSYATVRRLAAETRPLPVPWPDEAREQLITLLGAGEACLPVWEALEAEGLISRLLPDWERVRCRPQRNAVHRWTVDRHLIETAVRAAAMTRRVARPDLLLVAALLHDIGKGWPGDHSEAGEVIVRDVAARMGFDRADTETLALLVRHHLTLVETATRRDPDDPATVDLITKVVGTLPQLELLHALTEADATATGPAAWSGWRASLVSGLAARAAAQLAGDGGFPADAEPTVDEERLAVEAARTGAPALALHAETDHESPVTEPMGVELTLALPDRPGLLGTVAGVLALHRLTVRAASLRELDPIGAGPVLLISWTVAAEYGELPEAARLRADLRRALDGSLDVSRKLAERDAAAPRRRGIATPPPVVAVAPDTSRSATILEVRAHDAPGLLHRIGRALDAAGVRVRTAHVSTLGADAVDAFYVTDAAGKPLAAERAGEVARAVQSALG, from the coding sequence GTGACCGCGACCGAAGCCCACCCCACCGACCCGGCCCGCCCGGGCGACCACGGCGCCGACCGCGCCCGGCTGCTCGCCGACCCCGACCTGTCCGGTGCCGAACGGCGCACCGCGCTGTCCGGGCTGACCGACCGCTGGCTGACGGGGCTGTTCCGCCGGGCCGGCGCGCCGGCCGGGACGGCCCTGGTCGCGGTCGGCGGCTACGGCCGCGGCGAGCTCTCCCCGCGCAGCGACCTCGACGTCCTGCTGCTGCACGACGGCGCACTCGACCCCGAGCTGCCCGAGCGGCTCTGGTACCCGGTCTGGGACTCCGGCGCGGCGCTGGACCACTCGGTCCGCACCCTGGCCGAGGCCCGGACCGTGGCCGCCGAGGACCTCAAGGCCCAGCTCGGCCTGCTCGACGCCCGCCACATCGCCGGCGACCCCGAGCTGACCGCGGGCCTGCGCTCCGCCGTCCTGGCCGACTGGCGGGCCGGCGCCGCCCAGCGGCTGCCCGAGCTGCACGAACTCGGACGGGCCAGGGCCGAGCGGCACGGCGAGCTCTCCTTCCTGCTCGAACCGGACCTCAAGGAGGCCCGCGGCGGCCTGCGCGACGTGGTCGCGCTCAACGCCATCGCCGCCACCTGGCTCGCCGACGCGCCGCGCGACGGGCTGGAGGCCGCCGCCCGCCGACTCGCCGACGTCCGGGACGCCCTGCACCTGGTCACCGGCCGGGCCACCGAGCGGCTCAGCCTGCAGGACCAGGACCAGGTGGCCGCGCAGCTCGGCGTCCTGGACGCGGACACCCTGCTGCGCCAGGTGTACGAGGCCGCGCGCACCATCGCGTACGCCGGGGACGTCACCTGGCGCTCGGTCGACCGGATACTGGCCGCCCGTTCCCAGCGCGGCCGCCGGATCTCCCGGCTGGCCTTCCCGTTCAGCGGCGTCGGCCGGGCCGGCGGCGCGGTCGCCAAGGGCGCGGTCGAACGGCGCCCGCTCGCCGAGGGCGTGGTCGAGCAGGACGGCGAGGCCGTCCTCGCCCAGAGCGCCCGCCCGGCGCAGGACCCGGTGCTGCCGCTGCGCGCCGCCGCCGCGGCCGCGCAGGCCGGGCTGACCGTCTCGTACGCCACCGTCCGGCGGCTGGCCGCCGAGACCAGACCGCTGCCGGTGCCGTGGCCGGACGAGGCCCGCGAGCAGCTGATCACCCTGCTCGGCGCGGGAGAGGCCTGCCTGCCGGTCTGGGAGGCCCTGGAGGCGGAGGGCCTGATCAGCAGGCTGCTGCCGGACTGGGAGCGGGTCCGGTGCAGGCCGCAGCGCAACGCGGTCCACCGCTGGACGGTGGACCGGCACCTGATCGAGACGGCGGTGCGGGCCGCCGCGATGACCCGCCGGGTGGCCCGCCCGGACCTGCTGCTGGTCGCGGCCCTGCTGCACGACATCGGCAAGGGCTGGCCGGGGGACCACTCGGAGGCCGGCGAGGTGATCGTCCGCGACGTCGCCGCCCGGATGGGCTTCGACCGGGCGGACACCGAGACCCTGGCACTGCTCGTGCGCCACCACCTGACCCTGGTGGAGACCGCGACCCGGCGGGACCCGGACGACCCGGCCACCGTCGACCTGATCACCAAGGTGGTCGGCACCCTGCCCCAGCTGGAACTGCTGCACGCGCTCACCGAGGCGGACGCCACCGCCACCGGCCCCGCGGCCTGGAGCGGCTGGCGGGCCTCGCTGGTCTCCGGGCTGGCGGCCCGCGCCGCCGCGCAGCTGGCCGGCGACGGGGGCTTCCCGGCGGACGCCGAGCCGACCGTCGACGAGGAACGGCTGGCGGTCGAGGCGGCCAGGACCGGCGCCCCGGCGCTCGCGCTGCACGCCGAGACGGACCACGAGTCGCCGGTCACCGAGCCGATGGGCGTCGAGCTGACCCTGGCCCTCCCGGACCGGCCGGGCCTGCTGGGCACCGTCGCGGGGGTGCTCGCGCTGCACCGGCTGACGGTCCGCGCGGCCAGCCTGCGCGAGCTGGACCCGATCGGAGCCGGCCCGGTGCTGCTGATCTCCTGGACGGTCGCCGCCGAGTACGGCGAGCTGCCGGAGGCGGCCCGGCTCCGGGCCGACCTGCGGCGGGCGCTGGACGGCTCGCTGGACGTCTCGCGCAAGCTGGCCGAGCGGGACGCCGCGGCGCCGCGCCGGCGGGGGATCGCCACCCCGCCCCCGGTGGTCGCGGTGGCCCCGGACACCTCGCGCAGCGCCACCATCCTGGAGGTGCGGGCGCATGACGCCCCCGGGCTGCTGCACCGGATCGGCCGGGCGCTGGACGCGGCCGGTGTCCGGGTCCGTACCGCACACGTCTCCACCCTCGGGGCGGACGCGGTGGACGCCTTCTACGTGACGGACGCGGCCGGGAAGCCGCTGGCGGCCGAGCGGGCCGGTGAGGTGGCCAGGGCGGTCCAGTCCGCGCTGGGCTGA
- the ffh gene encoding signal recognition particle protein: MFDTLSDRLAATFKNLRGKGRLSEADIDATTREIRIALLEADVALPVVRAFIKQIKDRALGSEVSGALNPAQQIIKIVNEELISILGGETRRLRYAKTGPTVIMLAGLQGAGKTTLAGKLGHWLKSQKHTPLLVACDLQRPNAVTQLGVVAERAGVAFYGPQPGNGVGDPVQVARDSIEYAKQKQYDVVIVDTAGRLGIDAELMQQAADIRAAVTPDEVLFVVDAMVGQDAVTTAQAFLEGVDFTGVVLSKLDGDARGGAALSVAHVTGRQIMFASNGEKVDDFDAFHPDRMASRILGMGDMLSLIEKAEQTFSQAEAEKMAAKLQGGGKDFTLDDFLSQLEQVRKMGSISKLLGMLPGMGQIREQINNIDDKDVDRVGAIIKSMTPAERTDPKLINGSRRARIAKGSGVGVGEVNNLVERFFEARKMMSAMASGKGIPGMPGIPGMGGGGKKSAKKAQPAKGRKKSGNPLKRAQEEAAAAERRALGPGGAPQAPAPGGAFGLGAGKGPADFELPKEFKDLI, from the coding sequence GTGTTCGACACTCTCTCCGACCGCCTCGCAGCGACGTTCAAGAACCTCCGGGGCAAGGGCCGCCTCAGCGAGGCGGACATCGACGCCACCACGCGCGAGATCCGGATCGCCCTCCTGGAGGCGGACGTCGCGCTCCCCGTGGTGCGGGCCTTCATCAAGCAGATCAAGGACCGCGCGCTCGGCTCCGAGGTCTCCGGCGCGCTGAACCCGGCGCAGCAGATCATCAAGATCGTCAACGAGGAGCTGATCAGCATCCTCGGTGGCGAGACCCGCCGCCTGCGGTACGCCAAGACCGGCCCGACCGTGATCATGCTGGCCGGTCTGCAGGGTGCCGGTAAGACCACCCTGGCCGGAAAGCTCGGCCACTGGCTGAAGTCCCAGAAGCACACCCCGCTGCTGGTCGCCTGTGACCTCCAGCGCCCCAACGCCGTCACCCAGCTCGGCGTGGTGGCCGAGCGCGCCGGCGTGGCCTTCTACGGCCCGCAGCCGGGCAACGGCGTCGGCGACCCGGTGCAGGTCGCCCGCGACTCGATCGAGTACGCGAAGCAGAAGCAGTACGACGTGGTCATCGTCGACACCGCCGGCCGCCTCGGCATCGACGCCGAGCTGATGCAGCAGGCCGCCGACATCCGCGCCGCCGTCACCCCGGACGAGGTCCTCTTCGTCGTCGACGCCATGGTCGGCCAGGACGCGGTCACCACCGCGCAGGCCTTCCTCGAAGGCGTGGACTTCACCGGCGTGGTGCTGTCCAAGCTGGACGGCGACGCCCGCGGTGGCGCCGCGCTCTCGGTGGCCCACGTGACCGGCCGCCAGATCATGTTCGCCTCCAACGGCGAGAAGGTCGACGACTTCGACGCCTTCCACCCGGACCGGATGGCCTCGCGCATCCTCGGCATGGGCGACATGCTCAGCCTGATCGAGAAGGCCGAGCAGACCTTCTCCCAGGCCGAGGCCGAGAAGATGGCCGCCAAGCTGCAGGGCGGCGGCAAGGACTTCACGCTCGACGACTTCCTGTCGCAGCTGGAGCAGGTCCGGAAGATGGGCTCGATCTCCAAGCTGCTCGGCATGCTGCCCGGCATGGGCCAGATCCGGGAGCAGATCAACAACATCGACGACAAGGACGTCGACCGCGTCGGCGCCATCATCAAGTCGATGACCCCGGCCGAGCGGACCGACCCGAAGCTCATCAACGGCTCGCGGAGGGCCCGTATCGCCAAGGGCTCGGGCGTCGGTGTCGGCGAGGTCAACAACCTGGTCGAGCGGTTCTTCGAGGCCCGCAAGATGATGTCCGCGATGGCCTCCGGCAAGGGCATCCCCGGCATGCCGGGCATCCCCGGGATGGGCGGCGGCGGCAAGAAGTCCGCGAAGAAGGCCCAGCCCGCCAAGGGCCGCAAGAAGTCCGGCAACCCGCTGAAGCGGGCGCAGGAGGAGGCGGCGGCCGCCGAGCGCCGGGCGCTCGGCCCCGGCGGCGCCCCGCAGGCCCCGGCCCCGGGCGGCGCGTTCGGCCTCGGCGCGGGCAAGGGCCCGGCCGACTTCGAGCTGCCCAAGGAGTTCAAGGACCTGATCTGA
- a CDS encoding GNAT family N-acetyltransferase has protein sequence MRVRIRAPRPADAEPYAEAVRRSADHIGRWNPVEPDGLPELLERQGPGLRTFLIEDLATGGLVGKCNVANIVMGRFCNGALGYDSYLPFAGTGLMTEGMRLVVDRCFAPMERSGLGLHRLEINVQPDNERSIALARRLGFRHEGFTPRMLFLAGAWRDHERFALTAEEWPRPAGRQG, from the coding sequence ATGCGAGTGAGGATCCGGGCGCCGAGGCCCGCAGACGCTGAACCGTACGCCGAGGCGGTCCGCCGGTCCGCCGACCACATCGGGCGGTGGAACCCGGTCGAGCCGGACGGGCTTCCGGAGCTGCTGGAGCGGCAGGGGCCGGGGCTGCGGACCTTCCTGATCGAGGACCTCGCGACCGGCGGGCTGGTCGGAAAGTGCAATGTCGCCAACATCGTGATGGGCCGCTTCTGCAACGGCGCCCTCGGCTACGACTCGTACCTCCCGTTCGCGGGCACCGGGCTGATGACCGAGGGCATGCGGCTGGTGGTCGACCGCTGCTTCGCCCCGATGGAGCGCAGCGGCCTGGGACTGCACCGGCTGGAGATCAACGTCCAGCCGGACAACGAGCGTTCGATCGCGCTGGCCCGGCGGCTCGGCTTCCGGCACGAGGGATTCACCCCGCGGATGCTCTTCCTGGCCGGGGCCTGGCGGGACCACGAACGGTTCGCCCTGACGGCGGAGGAGTGGCCCCGGCCGGCGGGGCGCCAGGGGTAG
- a CDS encoding class I SAM-dependent methyltransferase, whose protein sequence is MASAQVAGTTAQRPDADGMAGSHGRARDWAEIQERMLVPLYQAVFERLEVGPATSVLSLGCRSGLALLLAAARGAQVSGQEPEAELRELAEGRGLRVLAESAGGVRGPQQAAQRVTRTAYGIPRAAHSLVTVFEQLPYVRDPAGLVAEAAGLTLLGGHLVLASWGPPERCESAGALDVARRLSVRTPACTPFALSGPGALEDLLSGAGLRPAGSGRVNCPFAYPDLESAVRGMLSTGLFETAIEDSGQTLVGKELEEALHPYVQPDGSVRMANMFRYVVAEQPR, encoded by the coding sequence ATGGCTTCAGCGCAAGTGGCCGGCACAACCGCACAGCGCCCCGACGCAGACGGCATGGCGGGGTCGCACGGCCGGGCGCGGGACTGGGCGGAGATCCAGGAGCGCATGCTCGTGCCGCTCTACCAGGCGGTCTTCGAGCGGCTGGAGGTCGGCCCGGCCACCAGTGTGCTCAGCCTCGGGTGCCGCTCCGGGCTGGCCCTGCTGCTCGCCGCGGCCCGCGGCGCCCAGGTCTCCGGACAGGAGCCGGAGGCGGAGCTGCGGGAGCTCGCGGAGGGCCGCGGACTGCGGGTGCTGGCGGAGTCCGCGGGCGGCGTACGAGGGCCGCAGCAGGCCGCGCAGCGAGTCACCCGGACGGCGTACGGCATCCCCCGGGCGGCCCATTCGCTGGTCACTGTTTTCGAGCAGCTTCCCTACGTCCGGGATCCGGCCGGGCTGGTCGCCGAGGCGGCGGGGCTGACCCTGCTGGGCGGGCATCTGGTGCTCGCCTCCTGGGGCCCGCCGGAGCGGTGCGAGAGCGCGGGCGCCCTGGATGTCGCGCGCCGCCTCTCGGTCCGTACGCCCGCCTGCACGCCGTTCGCCCTCAGCGGCCCCGGCGCGTTGGAGGACCTGTTGAGCGGTGCGGGGCTGCGGCCGGCCGGCAGCGGGCGGGTGAACTGCCCGTTCGCCTATCCGGACCTGGAGAGCGCGGTGCGCGGGATGTTGTCCACGGGACTGTTCGAGACCGCGATCGAGGACTCGGGGCAGACCCTGGTCGGCAAGGAGCTGGAGGAGGCACTGCATCCGTACGTCCAGCCGGACGGGTCGGTGCGGATGGCCAACATGTTCCGCTACGTGGTGGCGGAGCAGCCCCGCTGA
- the proS gene encoding proline--tRNA ligase, which translates to MAKAPVLTPQADDFPRWYQDLINKAELADNGPVRGTMVIRPYGYSLWERMQQEMDARIKKAGAQNAYFPMFIPQSYLTREAEHVEGFAPELAVVTHGGGKQLEEPVVVRPTSETIINEYFSKWIQSHRDLPLLINQWANVVRWELRPRVFLRTTEFLWQEGHTAHATYEDARDYASRIHTTVYGDFMTNVLGIDVVLGRKTAKERFAGAINTLTLEAMMGDGKALQMGTSHELGQNFAKAFNTTFLSGGDQRDHVWQTSWGVSTRMVGGLIMSHGDDNGLRVPPRLAAVQVVVLAIKGDDAVLAKVREIGAQLEAAGVRVVVDDRTDTPFGRRAVDWELKGVPVRIEVGPRDLENGTAMLARRIPGGKEPVAVDALAALLPGILEEDQALLLRQSRERRESRTVDVKNLDEAVEAAATGWGRISWAELGPEGEAKLAEQGVSVRCIVAADGSVPATDDQDGNIAIVARAY; encoded by the coding sequence ATGGCTAAGGCACCCGTTCTCACCCCCCAGGCGGACGACTTCCCCCGCTGGTACCAGGACCTCATCAACAAGGCTGAGCTGGCCGACAACGGTCCGGTGCGCGGCACCATGGTCATCCGACCGTACGGCTACAGCCTGTGGGAGCGGATGCAGCAGGAGATGGACGCGCGCATCAAGAAGGCGGGCGCGCAGAACGCCTACTTCCCGATGTTCATCCCGCAGTCCTACCTGACCCGGGAGGCCGAGCACGTCGAGGGCTTCGCCCCCGAGCTCGCCGTGGTCACCCACGGTGGCGGCAAGCAGCTGGAGGAGCCGGTCGTCGTCCGGCCGACCTCCGAGACGATCATCAACGAGTACTTCTCCAAGTGGATCCAGAGCCACCGCGACCTGCCCCTGCTGATCAACCAGTGGGCCAACGTGGTCCGCTGGGAGCTGCGCCCGCGCGTCTTCCTGCGCACCACCGAGTTCCTCTGGCAGGAGGGCCACACCGCCCACGCCACGTACGAGGACGCGCGCGACTACGCCTCGCGGATCCACACCACGGTCTACGGCGACTTCATGACCAACGTGCTGGGCATCGACGTGGTGCTCGGCCGCAAGACCGCCAAGGAGCGGTTCGCCGGCGCCATCAACACCCTCACCCTCGAGGCCATGATGGGCGACGGCAAGGCCCTGCAGATGGGCACCAGCCACGAGCTGGGCCAGAACTTCGCCAAGGCCTTCAACACCACCTTCCTCTCCGGCGGCGACCAGCGTGACCACGTCTGGCAGACCTCCTGGGGCGTCTCCACCCGCATGGTCGGCGGCCTGATCATGTCGCACGGCGACGACAACGGCCTGCGCGTCCCGCCGCGGCTGGCCGCCGTCCAGGTCGTCGTGCTCGCCATCAAGGGCGACGACGCGGTGCTGGCGAAGGTCCGCGAGATCGGCGCCCAGCTGGAGGCCGCCGGGGTCCGGGTCGTGGTCGACGACCGCACCGACACCCCGTTCGGCCGCCGTGCCGTCGACTGGGAGCTCAAGGGCGTTCCGGTCCGCATCGAGGTCGGCCCGCGCGACCTGGAGAACGGCACCGCGATGCTGGCCCGCCGTATCCCCGGCGGCAAGGAGCCGGTGGCCGTCGACGCCCTGGCCGCACTGCTGCCCGGGATCCTCGAGGAGGACCAGGCGCTGCTGCTCCGTCAGTCGCGTGAGCGCCGCGAGTCCCGCACCGTCGACGTGAAGAACCTGGACGAGGCCGTCGAGGCCGCCGCCACCGGCTGGGGCCGGATCTCCTGGGCCGAGCTCGGCCCGGAGGGCGAGGCCAAGCTGGCCGAGCAGGGTGTCTCGGTGCGCTGCATCGTCGCCGCCGACGGCTCGGTGCCGGCCACCGACGACCAGGACGGCAACATCGCGATCGTGGCGCGCGCTTACTGA
- the rpsP gene encoding 30S ribosomal protein S16: MAVKIKLKRLGKIRAPHYRIVVADSRTKRDGRAIEEIGIYQPTYDPSKIEVDTDRAQYWLSVGAQPTEPVLAILKLTGDWQKFKGLPAPEPLKVAAPKVEDFSHLFAKAVAGFEDATTGVAITPKAKKSDKADEAEAASTEA; the protein is encoded by the coding sequence GTGGCAGTCAAGATCAAGCTCAAGCGTCTCGGCAAGATTCGCGCCCCGCACTACCGCATCGTCGTCGCCGACTCGCGCACCAAGCGTGACGGCCGCGCGATCGAGGAGATCGGCATCTACCAGCCGACCTACGACCCCTCGAAGATCGAGGTCGACACCGACCGCGCCCAGTACTGGCTGTCCGTCGGCGCCCAGCCGACCGAGCCGGTTCTCGCCATCCTGAAGCTGACCGGCGACTGGCAGAAGTTCAAGGGCCTGCCGGCTCCGGAGCCGCTGAAGGTCGCCGCGCCGAAGGTCGAGGACTTCTCGCACCTGTTCGCGAAGGCCGTCGCCGGCTTCGAGGACGCCACCACCGGTGTCGCCATCACCCCGAAGGCCAAGAAGTCGGACAAGGCTGACGAGGCCGAGGCCGCTTCCACCGAGGCCTGA
- a CDS encoding RNA-binding protein: MIEEALDHLVKGIVEHPDEVQVRSRQLRRGHTIEVRVHPDDLGKVIGRGGRTARALRTVVGALGGRNVRVDLVDVDSIR, translated from the coding sequence GTGATCGAGGAAGCCCTCGACCACCTGGTGAAGGGCATCGTCGAGCACCCCGACGAGGTGCAGGTGCGTTCGCGCCAGCTCCGCCGGGGCCACACCATCGAGGTACGTGTTCACCCCGATGATCTCGGCAAGGTGATCGGTCGTGGCGGCCGTACGGCGCGCGCTCTGCGCACCGTGGTCGGCGCTCTCGGCGGTCGCAACGTCCGGGTCGACCTGGTCGACGTGGACAGCATTCGCTGA
- the rimM gene encoding ribosome maturation factor RimM (Essential for efficient processing of 16S rRNA) has protein sequence MQLVVGKIGRAHGIKGDVSVEVRTDEPELRLGPGAVLLTDPASAGPLTIESGKVHSGRLLLRFAGVKDRNGAEALRGTMLIAEVDPDESPEDPEEYYDHQLIGLDVVLVDGTLVGELTEVIHLPYQDLLTVTKTDGTEVLVPFVTRIVPTIDLENQRAVIDPPPGLIDPIEVDAEPEVEVEAEVEVEVEVESASESDGTAGSGADVGRGTGTGSGADGGSGAGGVA, from the coding sequence GTGCAGCTCGTCGTCGGCAAGATCGGCCGCGCCCACGGCATCAAGGGGGACGTCAGCGTCGAGGTCCGTACCGACGAGCCGGAACTCCGGCTCGGCCCGGGCGCGGTCCTGCTCACCGACCCGGCCTCGGCCGGCCCGCTGACCATCGAGTCCGGCAAGGTGCACAGCGGCCGACTGCTGCTGCGCTTCGCCGGTGTCAAGGACCGCAACGGCGCCGAGGCGCTGCGCGGCACCATGCTGATCGCCGAGGTGGATCCGGACGAGAGCCCGGAGGACCCGGAGGAGTACTACGACCATCAGCTCATCGGCCTGGACGTGGTCCTCGTCGACGGAACCCTGGTCGGCGAGCTCACCGAGGTCATCCACCTGCCCTACCAGGACCTGCTGACCGTCACGAAGACGGACGGGACCGAGGTGCTGGTGCCGTTCGTCACCCGGATCGTGCCGACCATTGACCTGGAGAACCAGCGGGCTGTCATCGACCCGCCGCCCGGCCTGATCGACCCGATCGAGGTCGATGCCGAGCCCGAGGTCGAGGTCGAGGCTGAGGTCGAGGTCGAGGTCGAGGTGGAGTCCGCGTCCGAGAGCGATGGCACTGCGGGGAGCGGTGCCGACGTCGGCCGTGGCACTGGCACTGGCAGTGGCGCCGACGGCGGCTCCGGCGCCGGGGGCGTCGCGTGA
- the trmD gene encoding tRNA (guanosine(37)-N1)-methyltransferase TrmD translates to MRIDVVTIFPEYLEPLNVSLVGKARARGQLDVHLHDLRSWTTDVHRTVDDTPYGGGPGMVMKPEPWGAALDAVLAEGPEGEVPTLVVPTPSGRPFTQELAQELADQPWLAFAPARYEGIDRRVIEEAATRMPVVEASIGDYVLAGGEVAVLVMVEAIARLLPGVLGNAESHRDDSFAPGAMADLLEGPVYTKPAEWRGREVPEVLLSGHHGKIARWRREQAFARTLAHRPDLVARWQLGAFDKKEREALSVLGLVWDGELGRFRPMADAVEE, encoded by the coding sequence ATGCGGATCGACGTCGTCACGATCTTCCCCGAGTATCTGGAGCCGCTGAACGTCTCGCTGGTCGGCAAGGCCCGGGCCCGCGGGCAGCTCGACGTGCACCTGCACGACCTGCGCTCCTGGACCACGGACGTGCACCGCACGGTCGACGACACCCCGTACGGCGGCGGGCCGGGCATGGTGATGAAGCCGGAGCCCTGGGGCGCCGCGCTGGACGCCGTGCTCGCCGAAGGACCCGAGGGAGAGGTGCCGACCCTGGTCGTGCCGACTCCCAGTGGGCGGCCGTTCACCCAGGAGCTTGCGCAGGAGCTCGCCGACCAGCCGTGGCTGGCCTTCGCTCCCGCGCGGTACGAGGGCATCGACCGCCGCGTGATCGAGGAGGCCGCGACCCGCATGCCGGTCGTCGAGGCCTCCATCGGCGACTACGTGCTGGCGGGCGGCGAGGTCGCGGTGCTGGTGATGGTCGAGGCGATCGCCCGACTGCTGCCGGGCGTGCTGGGCAACGCCGAGTCGCACCGGGACGACTCCTTCGCGCCCGGCGCGATGGCCGACCTGTTGGAAGGCCCCGTCTACACCAAGCCCGCGGAGTGGCGCGGCCGCGAGGTTCCCGAGGTGCTGCTGAGCGGTCACCACGGGAAGATCGCCCGCTGGCGTCGCGAGCAGGCCTTCGCCCGCACTCTGGCGCACCGCCCCGACCTGGTGGCGCGTTGGCAGCTCGGCGCCTTCGACAAGAAGGAGCGAGAGGCGCTCAGCGTCCTCGGCCTGGTGTGGGACGGCGAGCTGGGCCGATTTCGGCCGATGGCCGATGCTGTGGAAGAATAG